One window from the genome of Zonotrichia leucophrys gambelii isolate GWCS_2022_RI chromosome 27, RI_Zleu_2.0, whole genome shotgun sequence encodes:
- the AOC3 gene encoding amine oxidase [copper-containing] 3 isoform X3 produces the protein MAQDMEFEMAQAPWSPEQQIERPRLTRKVLDTEDQAAFLLHSKMPRYIYFAANSKNKWGHQRGYRIQITSSAGDHIPEASSMERAISWARYQLAVTRRKEEEPTSTSIYNQNDPWTPTVAFADFINNETITNQDLVAWITAGFLHIPHSEDIPNTVTVGNSVGFLLRPYNYYDLDPSIYSQDGVFFTSEQDFTACEINPLACLPKTASCLPNFPPFTFDGFPNMSRI, from the exons ATGGCCCAGGACATGGAGTTTGAGATGGCCCAGGCTCcctggagcccagagcagcagataGAGAGGCCACGGCTCACCAGGAAAGTCCTGGACACAGAAGACCAGGCTGCCTTCCTGCTCCACTCCAAGATGCCCAGATACATCTACTTTGCTGCCAACAGCAAAAACAAGTGGGGCCACCAGCGTGGCTACAGGATCCAGatcaccagctctgcaggagacCACATCCCTGAGGCCAGCTCCATGGAGAGGGCCATCAGCTGGGCAAG GTACCAGCTGGCTGTcaccaggaggaaggaggaggagcccACCAGCACCAGCATCTACAACCAGAACGACCCCTGGACGCCCACTGTGGCCTTTGCTGACTTCATCAACAACGAGACCATCACCAACCAG GACCTGGTAGCCTGGATAACTGCTGGCTTCCTGCACATCCCACACTCTGAGGATATTCCCAACACCGTGACCGTGGGAAACTCCGTTGGTTTTCTCCTGAGGCCCTACAACTACTATGACCTGGACCCCTCTATATACTCCCAGGATGGTGTGTTTTTCACCAGCGAGCAGGACTTTACAGCATGTGAAATCAACCCTCTTGCCTGCTTGCCCAAAACTGCCTCCTGTTTGCCAAACTTCCCCCCGTTCACTTTTGATGGTTTTCCAAATATGAGCAGGATTTGA